A stretch of Microcoleus sp. bin38.metabat.b11b12b14.051 DNA encodes these proteins:
- the sat gene encoding sulfate adenylyltransferase, which translates to MSQHPDRIAPHGGILVNRIATLDQRQEFFDQAEVLPRVQLSERSLSDLQMIAIGAFSPLKGFMIEADYRSVVKEMRLSNGLPWSIPITLSVSEAVADTLTEGTRVRLDSPNGEFAGVLELAEKYRYSKEEEAINVYRTDDLKHPGVQVVDKSGPVNLAGEVWLLERELDIRFPQYQIDPAKSRILFKEKGWKTIVGFQTRNPIHRAHEYIQKCALETVDGLFLHPLVGTTKDDDIPADVRMRCYEILLEKYYPKDRVILAINPAAMRYAGPREAIFHALIRKNYGCTHFIVGRDHAGVGDYYGTYDAQYIFEEFEPGELGIVPMKFEHAFYCKLTEQMATTKTSPSTPEQRVHLSGTKVREMLRAGKLPPPQFSRPEVAAELAKAMNIFSYEI; encoded by the coding sequence ATGAGCCAGCATCCAGACCGCATTGCGCCTCACGGCGGCATCCTGGTCAACCGCATTGCCACACTAGACCAAAGACAAGAATTTTTTGACCAAGCAGAAGTTTTGCCGCGAGTCCAGCTTTCGGAACGATCGCTCTCGGACTTGCAAATGATCGCGATCGGCGCCTTCAGTCCCCTCAAAGGGTTCATGATCGAAGCTGATTATCGATCGGTCGTCAAAGAAATGCGCCTTTCCAACGGTCTCCCTTGGTCAATTCCCATCACTCTTTCCGTCAGCGAAGCAGTCGCCGACACCCTCACCGAAGGTACAAGAGTGCGCCTCGACTCACCGAATGGCGAATTTGCCGGCGTACTGGAACTCGCAGAAAAATATCGCTACAGCAAAGAAGAAGAAGCAATCAACGTCTACCGCACCGACGATCTCAAACACCCCGGCGTCCAAGTAGTAGACAAATCCGGGCCGGTTAACCTCGCAGGCGAGGTGTGGCTGCTGGAACGCGAACTAGATATCCGGTTTCCTCAATACCAAATTGACCCGGCGAAGTCGAGAATATTGTTCAAAGAAAAGGGATGGAAAACCATTGTCGGTTTCCAAACCAGAAACCCCATTCACCGGGCGCACGAATACATCCAAAAATGTGCCTTAGAAACAGTAGACGGTTTGTTCCTGCACCCGCTAGTGGGGACAACTAAAGATGACGACATCCCCGCTGACGTGCGGATGCGCTGCTACGAAATTCTCCTAGAAAAATACTATCCAAAAGATCGCGTAATTTTGGCAATCAATCCGGCGGCGATGCGCTACGCCGGGCCCAGAGAAGCAATTTTTCACGCTTTAATCCGCAAAAACTACGGCTGCACTCACTTTATTGTGGGGCGCGATCACGCTGGAGTTGGCGATTATTACGGCACTTATGATGCTCAATACATTTTTGAGGAATTTGAACCGGGAGAATTGGGAATTGTGCCGATGAAATTCGAGCACGCTTTCTATTGCAAGCTGACGGAACAAATGGCTACAACAAAAACAAGTCCCAGCACTCCAGAACAGCGGGTGCACTTGTCGGGAACCAAAGTTCGCGAAATGCTGCGCGCTGGAAAATTGCCACCGCCGCAGTTTTCTCGCCCGGAAGTCGCCGCGGAATTGGCCAAGGCTATGAATATTTTTAGTTACGAGATTTAA
- a CDS encoding cytochrome b/b6 domain-containing protein, producing MPPSRPYQPLLLRLLHGANAAIAVLSILSAFLVYNTYDGRFGKVPVPRIADIIGIHGTFGKLLILGVMPAFALYSFHPGQKRLVQADSFSQLGQLGKPIWWYSLHRIVNTLMLLALTFAIASGSMVKEEWLPTADLTQVWYYLHLCGWVVLVFCLLMHLLMSAKVGGLPLMLSMFDAAYRQEDSPAAWWRKIRSFVDRS from the coding sequence ATGCCGCCATCTCGACCTTACCAGCCATTGCTGCTCAGATTATTGCACGGGGCTAACGCTGCGATCGCCGTGTTATCAATTTTGAGCGCATTTTTGGTTTACAACACCTATGACGGGCGGTTCGGCAAAGTACCCGTGCCTCGGATTGCAGATATTATCGGCATTCACGGAACTTTCGGTAAGCTGTTAATTTTAGGAGTCATGCCAGCTTTTGCATTGTACAGTTTCCACCCAGGGCAAAAACGCTTGGTGCAAGCGGATTCTTTTAGCCAATTAGGGCAGTTGGGAAAACCGATTTGGTGGTACAGTTTGCACCGAATTGTGAATACTTTAATGTTGTTGGCGCTGACTTTTGCGATCGCCTCTGGGAGTATGGTTAAGGAAGAATGGCTGCCGACTGCGGATTTGACGCAGGTTTGGTATTATTTGCACCTCTGCGGTTGGGTGGTATTGGTGTTTTGTCTGCTGATGCACTTGTTGATGAGCGCAAAGGTGGGGGGTTTACCGCTAATGTTGTCAATGTTTGATGCTGCGTACCGCCAGGAAGATTCGCCGGCTGCTTGGTGGCGGAAAATTCGCTCTTTTGTCGATCGCTCTTAA
- a CDS encoding manganese efflux pump MntP family protein: MDAGTTIFLSLGLAADAFAVAVSSGLAIKHMKVNKALKIALFFGGFQALMPVIGWLIGLSFSSWITPIDHWIAFGLLSFIGGRMIYESLQGEECKKKFNPLDTGTLITLSVATSIDALAVGIGFAVLKDAIAPAVTAIGFITFFLAFAGVFIGHKCGNLFANKIEILGGAILIFIGSRILFLHLTEVSLVIGH, encoded by the coding sequence ATGGATGCAGGCACTACCATCTTTCTTTCCTTGGGATTAGCAGCAGATGCTTTTGCAGTTGCTGTTTCTAGCGGTTTAGCTATCAAACATATGAAGGTCAATAAAGCTTTAAAAATTGCCTTATTTTTCGGTGGCTTTCAAGCTTTGATGCCAGTCATTGGATGGTTGATTGGTCTCAGTTTTAGTTCTTGGATTACACCGATCGACCATTGGATCGCTTTCGGGCTGTTGAGCTTCATTGGCGGTAGAATGATTTACGAGTCGCTGCAAGGCGAAGAATGCAAGAAAAAGTTCAATCCCTTAGATACGGGGACTTTGATAACGCTCTCGGTGGCGACGAGCATCGATGCCCTGGCTGTTGGCATCGGATTTGCTGTCCTGAAAGATGCGATCGCTCCGGCGGTAACTGCGATCGGATTTATTACTTTCTTTTTAGCCTTTGCGGGCGTGTTTATCGGTCATAAGTGCGGGAATTTGTTTGCTAATAAAATTGAAATTTTGGGTGGAGCGATTTTGATTTTTATTGGCAGCAGAATCTTGTTTCTGCACTTGACAGAAGTGTCATTAGTCATTGGTCATTAG
- a CDS encoding caspase family protein, whose product MGLKRREFLQQAGLVLATLGMSEAGWRQLGSRYLQALAGPGTRKLALLVGVDKYPDSPLHGCVTDVELQRELLIYRFGFVPSDILTLTDAQATRENIETAFVTHLSEQAKPGDVVVFHFSGCGSRVGSIDSDGKMQNSLVPADDVLPLLENRSVNDILEETLLLLVRSLATENAIAILDTSYSYPGFPKNGNFRIRSRPRPTIGQPALAELTFAAGIKSRPNLRSPATLLAAAAPSQLAAEQEWNGFSAGLFTYALTQTLWRATPASSFSICVSRAAGQVEQMGGLPQQPQIRHDDFTTAGEAVNFARSLMLNSPAADGAVTAVEDGGKTVQLWLGGLSPGVLESAAGSVFAVESSEGAKLLLRGRTGLSAKAQVLDGELTAGELVREEIRVLPRNIGLTVALDSGLERIERVDATSAFATLSQVSAAVGSEQPADCRFGRIPETITASAAYDPALYQGRYGLFSLGQILIPDTQGDGGEAVKVAVQRLTPQLKALLAAKLLGLTANEASSRLKVRAVLATLAPQARVVAQREPVRAGGDYRLEPLNGESDKSTQFDILSVKNGSRVQYRLYNDSDRPVYFAVFCCDSAGRLSVLGAEGKDPVPGKSGAIAPGENLSVPTAGALGWQVFGANGLMTTRIIFSETQFDRTLAAVELQQTREALPLVLLNPLNVARAVLEDLHAASIPGVQKVGISTDDLALDVRVWATLSFVYRVV is encoded by the coding sequence ATGGGACTGAAGCGGCGGGAATTTTTGCAGCAAGCTGGCCTGGTGCTGGCGACGCTCGGCATGAGCGAGGCGGGTTGGCGGCAGTTGGGTTCGCGCTACCTTCAAGCTTTGGCGGGGCCGGGAACCCGGAAATTGGCTTTGTTGGTTGGCGTTGACAAATATCCAGACTCGCCGCTGCACGGCTGCGTCACCGATGTGGAATTGCAGCGGGAACTCCTGATTTATCGGTTTGGATTTGTGCCGTCGGACATCCTAACTTTGACTGACGCTCAAGCTACTAGGGAAAATATCGAGACGGCTTTTGTTACTCATTTGAGCGAACAAGCAAAACCCGGTGATGTGGTGGTTTTTCACTTTAGCGGCTGCGGTAGCCGAGTCGGTTCGATCGACTCTGATGGCAAAATGCAAAACAGTTTGGTGCCGGCGGATGATGTTTTGCCGCTGTTAGAAAACCGATCGGTAAACGATATTTTAGAGGAGACTCTGCTGCTGTTGGTGCGATCGCTCGCCACAGAAAATGCGATCGCCATCCTCGACACCAGCTACTCCTATCCGGGTTTCCCCAAAAACGGCAACTTTCGCATTCGCTCCCGTCCTCGTCCCACCATCGGGCAGCCAGCCCTAGCAGAACTAACGTTCGCAGCAGGTATCAAATCCCGACCTAACCTGCGTTCTCCCGCCACCTTACTTGCCGCTGCTGCTCCTTCGCAACTCGCCGCCGAACAAGAGTGGAACGGATTTAGCGCAGGCTTGTTTACCTACGCCCTCACCCAAACCCTGTGGCGGGCAACTCCCGCCAGCAGCTTCAGCATCTGTGTGAGCCGCGCCGCCGGTCAAGTCGAGCAAATGGGTGGCTTACCGCAGCAGCCGCAAATTCGCCACGACGATTTCACAACCGCCGGAGAGGCTGTGAATTTTGCCAGAAGTTTAATGTTAAATTCCCCTGCTGCTGACGGCGCCGTGACAGCGGTAGAAGACGGCGGCAAAACTGTGCAGTTGTGGCTGGGCGGGTTGTCGCCCGGGGTTTTGGAGTCAGCAGCGGGATCTGTGTTTGCTGTGGAGTCCTCCGAAGGCGCCAAGCTGTTGCTGCGGGGACGCACGGGCCTGTCTGCGAAAGCGCAAGTTTTAGACGGGGAACTAACAGCCGGCGAACTGGTGAGGGAAGAAATTCGGGTATTGCCGCGAAACATCGGTTTGACAGTAGCTTTAGATTCGGGTTTGGAACGCATCGAGCGGGTGGACGCCACCAGCGCCTTCGCAACTTTGTCGCAAGTTTCAGCAGCAGTAGGGAGCGAGCAACCGGCCGACTGTCGGTTCGGCAGAATCCCGGAAACGATAACTGCTTCTGCTGCTTATGACCCTGCTTTGTATCAAGGCCGCTACGGTTTGTTTTCCTTGGGTCAAATACTGATTCCCGATACTCAGGGCGACGGCGGGGAAGCTGTCAAGGTGGCGGTGCAGCGGTTAACCCCGCAGTTGAAGGCGCTGCTGGCGGCGAAGTTGCTGGGACTCACGGCTAATGAAGCGTCTTCGCGCCTGAAGGTGCGGGCGGTGCTGGCAACTCTGGCGCCGCAAGCCCGGGTGGTGGCGCAGCGGGAGCCGGTGCGGGCTGGCGGTGATTACCGCCTCGAACCTCTCAACGGAGAAAGCGATAAATCGACCCAATTTGATATATTAAGTGTAAAAAACGGCAGCCGCGTTCAATACAGGTTGTATAACGACAGCGATCGCCCGGTTTATTTTGCGGTGTTCTGCTGCGACAGCGCCGGACGGTTGTCAGTGCTAGGCGCTGAGGGCAAAGACCCGGTACCGGGTAAGTCGGGGGCGATCGCCCCGGGCGAGAATTTGAGTGTGCCGACGGCTGGGGCTTTGGGGTGGCAGGTCTTTGGGGCAAACGGACTGATGACAACCAGAATAATATTTAGCGAGACACAGTTCGATCGAACTCTGGCGGCCGTGGAATTGCAGCAAACCAGGGAAGCCCTGCCCCTAGTGCTGTTGAATCCTTTAAATGTAGCGCGGGCAGTGTTGGAAGATTTGCACGCTGCTAGCATACCGGGCGTGCAGAAAGTGGGGATATCGACGGACGATTTGGCTTTGGATGTGCGTGTTTGGGCAACTTTAAGTTTTGTTTATCGAGTAGTTTAA
- the cobS gene encoding adenosylcobinamide-GDP ribazoletransferase, which yields MMDDKLVRSTIDFFRNQGAAIAAAVAFYTCLPVPMSWTLEFRGIARLAPAIGLLIGGMLGLADLGLQLLGMPTLTRSALVVVLGIAVTGGLHLDGAMDAADGLAVPDPVRRLEVMRDSVTGAFGAMAAIAIVLLKTAALSDLSNYRWLALMGVAGWGRWGQLVAIARYPYLRPEGKGAFHKESIYSPFDFIPGVLLLLSLSVLQVVLEGDRWLLAVGMALGGSAIGIFAGAWFNHRLGGHTGDTYGAVVEWTEALLLCLLAALQG from the coding sequence ATGATGGATGATAAATTGGTTCGCTCTACGATCGACTTTTTCCGGAATCAAGGTGCTGCGATCGCCGCGGCAGTCGCATTTTATACTTGCTTGCCGGTACCGATGTCTTGGACTTTGGAGTTTCGGGGCATTGCTCGCTTGGCACCGGCGATCGGGCTTTTGATTGGCGGGATGCTGGGACTGGCGGATCTAGGCTTGCAGTTGTTGGGGATGCCTACTCTGACTCGATCGGCCTTAGTAGTAGTTTTGGGCATTGCAGTCACTGGCGGGCTGCACCTAGATGGGGCTATGGACGCGGCGGACGGGCTGGCAGTCCCCGACCCGGTACGCAGGCTGGAAGTGATGCGGGATAGCGTTACAGGAGCCTTTGGAGCGATGGCTGCGATCGCGATCGTCCTGCTCAAAACTGCCGCTCTCTCGGACTTGAGTAACTATCGGTGGCTGGCTTTGATGGGTGTAGCGGGTTGGGGGAGGTGGGGCCAACTGGTGGCGATCGCCCGCTATCCGTATCTTCGCCCGGAGGGGAAGGGAGCTTTTCATAAAGAATCGATTTATTCACCTTTTGATTTTATCCCAGGAGTGCTGTTATTGCTGAGCTTGAGCGTGCTGCAAGTTGTCTTGGAGGGCGATCGGTGGCTGTTAGCTGTGGGGATGGCTTTGGGGGGAAGCGCGATCGGAATTTTTGCTGGAGCCTGGTTTAACCACCGTTTGGGCGGCCACACGGGCGATACTTACGGTGCTGTAGTCGAGTGGACTGAGGCTTTGTTGCTGTGTCTGTTGGCGGCTTTGCAAGGGTGA
- a CDS encoding glutathione S-transferase family protein, with protein sequence MLKLYGGARSRASIVKWYLEEIGVPYEFVLLDMQAAEHLQPEFLEINPIGKVPAIVDGDFKLWESGAILLYLAQKYGKMPDTVEKQAEIVQWVIFANATLGPGVFVEASRERETPKMLEPLNRIFEKQAFLMGDEFGVADAAVGSMLIYIPMMLQLDLSAYPAVLDYMKRISERPAFKIAIGEN encoded by the coding sequence GTGCTCAAACTTTACGGCGGAGCTCGCAGCAGGGCCTCAATTGTCAAGTGGTATCTCGAAGAAATAGGGGTTCCTTACGAATTTGTCCTGCTGGATATGCAAGCAGCGGAACACTTACAGCCTGAGTTTCTCGAAATTAACCCGATCGGCAAAGTACCGGCTATTGTGGACGGAGATTTTAAACTTTGGGAATCCGGGGCAATTTTGCTGTATTTAGCTCAAAAATATGGTAAAATGCCGGACACTGTGGAAAAACAAGCCGAAATCGTGCAGTGGGTCATTTTTGCTAACGCCACCCTCGGCCCTGGAGTATTTGTTGAAGCCAGCCGCGAACGCGAAACTCCGAAAATGTTAGAACCGTTAAATCGCATCTTCGAGAAACAGGCGTTTTTAATGGGCGATGAGTTCGGTGTCGCCGATGCAGCAGTCGGCTCAATGTTGATCTACATTCCGATGATGCTACAACTAGACCTCAGTGCTTATCCGGCTGTTTTAGATTATATGAAGCGGATCTCGGAAAGACCGGCTTTCAAAATTGCGATCGGCGAGAATTGA
- a CDS encoding photosystem II reaction center protein K gives MEAALLLAKLPEAYAIFDPLVNVLPVIPVFFLLLAFVWQAAVGFR, from the coding sequence ATGGAAGCTGCATTACTGTTGGCTAAACTGCCCGAGGCTTATGCGATCTTTGACCCTTTGGTTAATGTTTTGCCAGTGATTCCCGTGTTTTTCTTGCTGCTGGCTTTTGTCTGGCAAGCGGCTGTCGGGTTCAGATAA
- a CDS encoding MgtC/SapB family protein → MGLIICNKTLSIANLWSPDNWLGLLLRLCLAMFVGGIIGWERQLRHKPAGLRTHMLVSLGAALFVLIPLAMSKNENGRDAIERVIQGVAAGVGFLGGGEILRECQQEAGKAEVHGLTSAAAIWVSAALGTAAGCGLWQLALIGALMSLFVLRVIKEFERRNHRK, encoded by the coding sequence TTGGGATTAATTATTTGCAATAAAACATTGTCGATCGCTAACTTGTGGTCTCCCGATAATTGGCTAGGCTTGCTGTTAAGGTTGTGCTTAGCCATGTTTGTTGGCGGAATCATTGGATGGGAGCGCCAACTCAGACACAAACCAGCGGGATTGAGGACTCATATGCTAGTCAGCCTGGGTGCTGCGCTGTTTGTTTTAATACCGCTGGCAATGAGTAAAAATGAAAATGGACGAGATGCGATCGAGCGCGTAATTCAAGGTGTTGCGGCAGGGGTTGGGTTTTTGGGAGGCGGAGAAATCCTGCGCGAATGTCAGCAGGAAGCAGGCAAAGCTGAAGTGCACGGGCTCACATCTGCCGCTGCTATTTGGGTATCAGCAGCCTTAGGAACCGCGGCCGGATGCGGCTTGTGGCAACTTGCATTAATCGGTGCTTTGATGTCGTTGTTTGTTCTGAGAGTAATTAAAGAGTTTGAGCGTCGGAATCATCGGAAATAG
- a CDS encoding FkbM family methyltransferase, translating into MYGLQGVISVDAMTLDTFLNKHKIESIDLLKVDIEGAEEALFNSTSDATLCNIKQITI; encoded by the coding sequence ATTTACGGTCTTCAGGGAGTTATCTCAGTCGATGCCATGACACTCGATACTTTTTTGAACAAGCATAAAATTGAGTCCATCGATCTCTTGAAAGTAGATATTGAAGGTGCTGAAGAAGCCCTTTTTAACTCAACGAGCGATGCTACGCTCTGCAATATTAAGCAAATCACGATCTAG
- a CDS encoding cache domain-containing protein yields the protein MGSFAKVKWRKLTRILPAGFNGAYHLSYQIGVLILGATILVASIAACIGYQKVRRLTIDNLERNALLEVKERRNNIDRWLGTRKAELETLANTPGVRTMNWSVASPYLKSEVNRLQEFVHLALIEPDGSYFTTKVGRALINVSDRQHFKKAMAGEVYVSDPTVSRTLKKQSIVPISAPVWSNSANSLARTPKKPIGVMNGVISIEKITKVIGNLEYGAGTYAFAINSQGVPIVHPDARLMGNIDKPAPSLLESADTNLANVAREMVYQKTGIVLTQINDAKVYVAYLPLEQAEWSIALVIPSENIEKELLPLNILAAAATGLFAAATVAAMAALKLWAVNRSRTRTEALLHRLTGRIRACLHLDRILETTVEELGTLLHLDRAIFGWYDPRLDTVEFCWEYCREGLPGRLGIFGARGGPSGDLAARLGRCETILLDRICAPDKYRPASEGVTELQLTNNRYAAVPVLTHTHRLGYLFACANRQFATADEVEILETIADSLAIAISQSQLQGQIQQELKLIEELLAKLRRTEEHLVKSEKMITVGQLAAGISQEINNPINFMYGSLIHVNDSLKYLLDIISLYREKYPEPVPVIAKKIETLDLDFISKDLPQIVNSLKISTDRIRHIVLALRNISLPEKANKERANLHENIDNILVLLAHKLNPNILVVKEYSNLPPILCYPGQLSQVFANILSKAIDSVNKIDKLDRTITIKTNIVEHSTSRFIAVSIAHNGSRIPSEIQQKISEPFYENKHLKDFTGLGLLVCYKIIVELHGGSLRVESPVQSQIKSQTGAGAEFIVELPII from the coding sequence ATGGGAAGCTTTGCGAAAGTGAAGTGGCGGAAATTAACTAGAATATTACCAGCGGGATTTAACGGCGCATACCATCTGAGCTACCAAATTGGGGTGTTGATTTTGGGCGCAACCATCTTGGTAGCTAGCATCGCTGCTTGTATCGGCTATCAAAAGGTTCGGCGCTTGACGATCGACAATTTAGAGCGAAATGCTTTATTAGAAGTGAAGGAGCGCCGCAACAATATCGATCGGTGGCTCGGTACGAGAAAGGCTGAGCTCGAAACCCTCGCCAACACTCCTGGGGTGCGTACCATGAATTGGTCGGTTGCTAGCCCTTATTTAAAATCAGAAGTAAATCGACTGCAAGAATTCGTGCATTTGGCATTAATTGAACCCGATGGCTCTTATTTCACTACCAAAGTCGGTAGAGCCTTAATTAATGTCAGCGATCGCCAACATTTCAAAAAAGCAATGGCTGGGGAAGTTTATGTTTCAGATCCTACCGTTTCCCGCACGCTCAAAAAACAAAGCATCGTACCGATTTCGGCTCCGGTGTGGTCAAATTCGGCAAATTCTCTAGCTCGAACACCCAAAAAGCCGATCGGAGTAATGAACGGCGTCATTAGCATAGAGAAGATTACCAAAGTAATAGGAAATCTAGAATACGGCGCCGGAACTTACGCTTTTGCGATCAATTCTCAAGGAGTGCCGATTGTCCATCCCGACGCTCGGTTAATGGGAAATATCGACAAGCCAGCTCCCAGTTTGTTAGAGTCCGCAGATACTAATTTGGCAAATGTAGCCCGGGAGATGGTTTATCAAAAAACCGGGATTGTACTAACTCAAATCAACGACGCCAAAGTTTATGTCGCCTATCTTCCTTTAGAACAAGCAGAATGGTCGATCGCCCTCGTAATTCCCAGCGAAAATATTGAAAAAGAACTGCTTCCCTTAAACATATTAGCAGCAGCAGCCACCGGACTATTCGCCGCAGCTACGGTGGCTGCAATGGCGGCCCTGAAGTTGTGGGCCGTAAATCGTAGCCGCACTCGCACAGAAGCCCTTCTCCACCGCTTGACGGGCCGGATTCGCGCTTGCTTGCACCTCGATCGCATCCTCGAAACAACAGTAGAAGAACTCGGTACTTTGCTACACCTCGATCGAGCAATTTTCGGCTGGTACGACCCCCGACTAGATACTGTAGAATTTTGCTGGGAATATTGTCGGGAAGGCTTACCCGGGCGTTTGGGAATCTTCGGGGCGAGAGGAGGGCCCTCGGGAGATTTAGCAGCACGGCTGGGGCGATGCGAAACCATACTGCTAGATCGAATTTGCGCCCCCGACAAGTATCGCCCAGCATCTGAGGGTGTGACAGAGCTCCAACTTACAAACAACCGCTACGCAGCAGTACCCGTGCTCACTCACACTCATCGGCTGGGATATCTGTTCGCCTGTGCAAACAGACAGTTTGCGACTGCTGACGAAGTGGAAATTTTGGAAACAATTGCAGACTCGCTGGCGATCGCAATTTCTCAATCCCAACTCCAGGGACAAATTCAACAAGAACTCAAACTTATAGAAGAACTATTAGCCAAACTTAGAAGAACCGAAGAGCATTTAGTAAAAAGCGAAAAAATGATCACTGTTGGTCAGCTTGCTGCCGGAATTTCTCAGGAAATTAACAACCCAATTAACTTTATGTACGGCAGCTTGATTCATGTCAATGATTCTCTCAAATATTTGCTCGATATAATTAGCCTGTACCGCGAAAAATATCCCGAACCAGTGCCAGTAATTGCCAAAAAAATAGAGACATTAGATCTGGATTTTATTAGCAAAGACTTACCGCAAATTGTCAACTCTTTAAAAATAAGTACCGATCGCATTCGCCACATAGTCCTAGCTTTGCGAAACATTTCACTCCCAGAGAAAGCCAACAAAGAACGCGCCAACCTTCACGAAAACATCGACAATATTCTGGTATTGCTCGCTCACAAGCTAAATCCAAACATATTAGTAGTCAAAGAGTACAGCAACCTCCCGCCAATTTTGTGTTATCCGGGTCAACTGAGTCAAGTCTTCGCCAATATCCTCAGCAAAGCAATTGATTCTGTTAATAAAATTGACAAGTTAGATCGAACTATTACAATCAAAACAAATATTGTCGAGCATTCAACAAGCAGGTTTATTGCCGTCTCAATCGCCCACAACGGCTCCAGAATTCCGTCGGAAATTCAACAAAAAATATCCGAGCCGTTTTACGAGAATAAACACTTGAAAGATTTTACAGGATTGGGATTGTTGGTTTGCTATAAAATTATTGTAGAATTGCACGGTGGTAGCCTGAGAGTTGAATCACCCGTGCAATCTCAAATTAAATCTCAAACGGGAGCAGGTGCTGAGTTTATAGTAGAATTGCCGATCATTTGA
- the tgt gene encoding tRNA guanosine(34) transglycosylase Tgt: protein MTQDKAKFSFKCQANCSHSQARAGVFDTPHGIVETPKFMPVGTLANVKTLTPAHLEDAGSQMVLANTYHLHLQPGERIVAGAGGLHKFMAWPGPILTDSGGFQVFSLSQMRTISENGVTFRAPRDGRIINLTPEKSIEIQNELGADVIMAFDECPPYPATRDEVEAATERTYRWLQRCMQAHSRPEQALFGIVQGGVFPDLRSRAANQLVDLDLPGYAIGGVSVGESGDLIAEIVRVTAPLLPATKPRYLMGIGTYREMALAVASGIDMFDCVIPTRLGRHGTAFVRGERWNLKNARFREDFAPLDESCPCYTCQKFSRAYLAHLARAKEALSYTLLALHNVTELIRFTGRMREAILADRFTEEFAHWLTPTVDRS from the coding sequence ATGACTCAAGACAAGGCAAAATTTTCTTTTAAATGTCAGGCTAATTGCAGCCATAGCCAAGCACGTGCAGGGGTGTTTGACACTCCCCACGGTATTGTGGAAACGCCTAAATTTATGCCGGTGGGGACTTTGGCTAATGTCAAAACGTTGACCCCGGCACATCTTGAGGACGCGGGTTCTCAAATGGTTTTGGCAAATACTTATCACTTGCACTTGCAGCCGGGGGAACGGATTGTCGCCGGCGCCGGCGGATTGCACAAATTTATGGCTTGGCCGGGCCCGATTCTGACTGATTCGGGCGGCTTTCAGGTGTTTAGCTTGAGCCAAATGCGGACTATTTCGGAGAATGGGGTGACTTTTCGAGCTCCCCGCGACGGCCGCATCATTAATTTAACGCCGGAAAAGTCGATCGAGATTCAGAACGAATTGGGCGCTGACGTGATTATGGCCTTTGACGAGTGTCCGCCCTACCCCGCTACGCGGGACGAGGTGGAGGCAGCCACAGAGCGCACTTACCGCTGGCTGCAACGCTGTATGCAGGCTCACTCGCGGCCCGAACAGGCTTTGTTCGGCATCGTGCAGGGAGGCGTTTTCCCCGATTTACGATCGCGCGCAGCAAACCAGTTAGTAGATTTAGATTTACCAGGTTATGCGATCGGCGGAGTTAGCGTCGGCGAATCGGGGGATTTGATCGCGGAGATTGTGAGAGTTACTGCGCCCTTGTTACCAGCAACTAAACCGCGTTATTTGATGGGGATTGGCACCTATCGCGAAATGGCCTTAGCTGTGGCCAGCGGCATAGATATGTTTGACTGCGTGATTCCGACTCGCCTGGGCCGTCACGGGACAGCTTTTGTGCGCGGGGAACGCTGGAATTTGAAAAATGCTCGGTTTCGCGAGGATTTTGCTCCGCTGGATGAGTCTTGTCCTTGCTATACCTGCCAAAAATTCAGTCGGGCTTACTTGGCACATTTGGCGCGCGCGAAGGAAGCACTCAGCTATACTTTGCTAGCGCTGCACAACGTGACGGAGTTGATTCGCTTTACTGGGAGGATGCGGGAGGCGATTTTGGCCGATCGATTTACCGAAGAGTTTGCCCACTGGCTGACACCGACTGTCGATCGATCGTGA